In Scyliorhinus canicula chromosome 18, sScyCan1.1, whole genome shotgun sequence, a single window of DNA contains:
- the LOC119953504 gene encoding zinc finger protein 229-like has product MEDLHTGRSSHQDLPVLLHSPHGKPHQPLNIEEKHAIQKGEKPYMCSMCGRTFSRSFNLDRHKRNHTGEQPYKCGDCGKGFSYPSELETHRRSHTGEKPFACSVCGKRFSQLSSLQTHQGIHTTEKPFTCSVCGKGFIRPAYLEIHRRCHTGERPFTCSVCTKGFTQSSHLMTHQRVHTGERPFSCSVCTKRFTQLSSVLAHQRVHTGERPFTCSECGKGFKTLPRLETHQRSHTMEKPVICSLCGKGFNCPAHLEIHQRSHTGERPFSCSVCEKRFICSSHLMKHQRIHTGERPFSCSVCRKRFNCASYLEIHRRSHTGERPFTCSVCGKGFTCSSNLLTHQRVHTGEGPFTCSVCGKGFKTLSKLETHRHIHTGERPFTCSVCGKEFNYPSQLETHRRSHTGERPFTCSVCGKGFTRSYHLLIHQRVHSGERPFKCSVCGKGFTCSPDLLRHQQAHI; this is encoded by the coding sequence ATGGAGGATTTACATACGGGAAGATCATCACATCAAGATCTGCCAGTGTTGCTCCATTCACCACATGGTAAACCTCATCAGCCTCTGAATATAGAAGAGAAGCACGCCATTCAGAAAGGGGAGAAACCTTACATGTGTTCTATGTGTGGACGAACATTCAGCCGGTCGTTCAATCTGGACAGACACAAACGAAACCACACTGGGGAGCAACCGTATAAATGTggagattgtgggaagggatttagctATCCTTCTGAGTTGGAAACTCATCGGCGTAGccacacaggagagaaaccatTTGCTTGCTCTGTGTGTGGCAAGCGATTCAGTCAGCTGTCCAGTCTGCAGACGCACCAGGGAATTCATACTACAGAGAAGCCATTcacttgctcagtgtgtgggaaaggattcattcgaCCAGCTTACCTTGAAATCCATCGACGatgtcacactggagagaggcctttcacctgctctgtgtgtacgaagggattcactcagtcttcCCACCTgatgacacaccagagagttcacactggggagaggccattctcctgctctgtgTGCACAAAAAGATTTACTCAGTTGTCGAGCGTGTTggcacaccaacgagttcacacgggagagaggccattcacctgctcagaatgtggaaagggattcaaaaCCCTTCCCAGGCTGGAAACCCATCAACGTAGTCACACTATGGAGAAACCGGTCATCTGCTcattgtgtgggaagggattcaattgcCCAGCTCATTTAGAAATTcatcagcgcagtcacactggggaaaggcctttCAGCTGCTCTGTGTGTGAAAAGAGATTCATTTGTTCATCTCACTTGATgaaacaccagcgcattcacactggggaaaggccgttcagctgctctgTGTGCAGGAAGCGATTCAATTGTGCATCCTACCTGGAAATTCatcggcgcagtcacactggagagaggcctttcacctgctctgtttgtgggaaaggattcacttgtaGCTCTAACCTACTGACCcaccaacgggttcacactggggagggaccatttacctgctctgtttgtgggaagggttttaagaCCCTGTCCaaactggaaactcatcgacacattcacactggggagaggccatttacctgctctgtgtgtggaaagGAATTCAATTACCCGTCCCAACTGGAAACTCatcggcgcagtcacactggagagaggcctttcacctgctctgtttGTGGGAAGGGTTTCACTCGATCATACCATCTTCTtattcaccagcgagttcattcTGGAGAAAGGCCATTTAAATGCTCtgtttgtggaaagggattcacttgttcacctgacctgctgagacaccagcaagcCCATATCTGA